One region of Candidatus Omnitrophota bacterium genomic DNA includes:
- a CDS encoding adenylate kinase has translation MRLILLGAPGAGKGTQAKLLEKVLNLKHVSMGDILREEMKNCTPLGQEVKSFVESGGLVPDDVVTRIIENRLKDKTFAPNGYLLDGFPRTKQQAQDLDAIVESLCQPIDYVVCMEVDSEIVIQRLTGRRVCRSCGALYHTVNMPSKKEGVCDSCDGELYQRVDDNEETIRKRINVYLENTAPIVEYYQAKGILLKADGNQEANRLKDYLLEIFKKDGKIDTFKIKAGN, from the coding sequence AGGGAACGCAAGCAAAGCTTTTAGAAAAAGTTTTGAATTTAAAGCATGTTTCGATGGGCGATATTTTAAGAGAAGAAATGAAGAACTGCACGCCTCTCGGACAAGAAGTAAAAAGTTTTGTTGAGAGTGGTGGTCTTGTTCCAGATGATGTTGTCACGCGCATTATTGAAAATCGGTTAAAAGATAAAACATTTGCACCAAATGGATATCTTTTGGATGGATTTCCAAGAACAAAGCAGCAGGCTCAAGATTTAGATGCAATTGTTGAAAGTTTGTGTCAGCCGATTGATTATGTTGTTTGCATGGAAGTTGATAGCGAAATTGTCATTCAACGATTAACAGGCCGTCGGGTTTGCAGAAGTTGTGGAGCTCTTTATCATACTGTTAATATGCCATCTAAAAAAGAGGGTGTTTGTGATTCTTGTGATGGTGAATTATATCAGCGAGTGGATGACAATGAAGAAACAATTCGTAAGAGAATTAATGTTTATTTAGAAAATACTGCACCAATTGTTGAATATTATCAAGCGAAGGGAATTCTTTTAAAGGCAGATGGAAACCAAGAGGCAAATCGCTTGAAGGATTATTTGTTAGAAATATTTAAAAAAGACGGAAAAATTGATACTTTTAAAATCAAAGCAGGAAATTGA
- the map gene encoding type I methionyl aminopeptidase yields MILLKSKQEIEKMRRAGKALASVIQDLKSSLKVGMTTLEIDKIAEQLIDRKKAAPAFKGYRGFPATACISVNEEIVHGIPSNRVVKDGDIVSIDMGLVLDGWFSDSAFTIGFGDLDEIKQKLIDVTEQSLYKGIEQAKARNYLSDIGFAIQSFVEPFGFSVVRDFVGHGIGRSLHEEPEVPNFGLPRSGPTLQEGMVFAIEPMINLGTYRTKILDDKWTVVTLDKKPSAHFEHTVVVTANGPEILTKING; encoded by the coding sequence TTGATACTTTTAAAATCAAAGCAGGAAATTGAAAAAATGCGCAGAGCCGGCAAGGCTCTTGCTTCTGTTATTCAAGATTTAAAAAGTTCTTTGAAAGTGGGGATGACAACCCTTGAGATAGATAAGATCGCTGAGCAATTAATTGACCGAAAAAAAGCAGCGCCAGCGTTTAAGGGCTATCGTGGTTTTCCGGCAACGGCATGTATTTCTGTTAACGAAGAAATTGTTCATGGGATTCCAAGCAATCGGGTTGTTAAAGATGGTGACATTGTGAGCATTGATATGGGACTTGTTTTAGATGGATGGTTTTCTGATTCTGCATTTACAATTGGATTTGGGGATTTAGACGAAATAAAACAAAAGCTTATTGATGTAACCGAACAATCTTTATATAAGGGAATCGAGCAGGCTAAAGCAAGAAATTATCTCTCTGATATTGGATTTGCGATTCAAAGTTTTGTAGAACCTTTTGGATTTTCCGTTGTTCGAGATTTTGTTGGCCATGGCATTGGAAGGTCTTTGCATGAAGAGCCAGAGGTTCCTAATTTTGGTTTACCGAGATCTGGTCCCACTTTGCAGGAAGGAATGGTTTTTGCAATTGAACCAATGATCAATTTAGGCACATACAGGACAAAGATTTTAGATGATAAATGGACGGTTGTAACGCTTGACAAGAAACCATCAGCTCATTTTGAACACACAGTTGTTGTTACAGCCAATGGCCCAGAAATATTAACGAAAATAAATGGCTAA
- the infA gene encoding translation initiation factor IF-1 — MAKEELIEVEGIIKEALPNAMFQVELENGHKVLAHISGKMRVHFIRLLPGDKVKVELSPYDLTRGRITYREK; from the coding sequence ATGGCTAAAGAAGAACTAATAGAGGTTGAAGGAATCATCAAAGAGGCGCTGCCGAATGCTATGTTTCAGGTAGAGCTTGAAAACGGGCATAAGGTGTTGGCTCATATTTCAGGAAAAATGCGAGTGCATTTTATTCGTTTGCTTCCAGGAGATAAGGTGAAAGTTGAGCTTTCTCCGTATGATCTAACAAGAGGACGAATTACCTATAGGGAAAAATAA
- the rpmJ gene encoding 50S ribosomal protein L36, which produces MKVKSSVKRICNNCKVVRRKNVVRVICTNPKHKQRQG; this is translated from the coding sequence ATGAAAGTAAAATCTTCTGTTAAAAGAATTTGTAATAATTGCAAAGTCGTTCGACGCAAGAACGTTGTTAGAGTTATTTGTACAAATCCAAAACATAAACAAAGACAAGGATAA
- the rpsM gene encoding 30S ribosomal protein S13, whose amino-acid sequence MPRILGVDLPKEKRIEAALPYLYGVGPKNCLKILEQAQIDKNRRAKDLTEEEVSRITLIIQKDYRIEGDLRRDVAQNIRRLIDIGSYRGLRHKRGLPARGQRTKTNARTRKGKKKVMMSMPSKK is encoded by the coding sequence ATGCCAAGAATTTTAGGTGTTGATCTTCCAAAAGAAAAGCGAATTGAAGCGGCATTGCCGTATCTTTATGGGGTTGGGCCAAAGAATTGCTTAAAGATTTTAGAACAAGCCCAAATTGATAAGAATAGAAGAGCTAAAGATTTAACGGAAGAAGAAGTTTCGAGAATTACGCTGATTATTCAGAAAGATTATCGAATTGAAGGTGATTTGCGAAGAGACGTGGCGCAAAATATCCGACGGTTAATTGATATTGGTTCTTATAGAGGACTCCGCCATAAAAGGGGGCTACCTGCGCGAGGGCAAAGAACAAAAACAAATGCAAGAACTCGCAAAGGGAAAAAGAAAGTCATGATGTCAATGCCTTCTAAAAAATAA
- the rpsK gene encoding 30S ribosomal protein S11 — protein sequence MAKLPIKKKDKAKKKALKGVSSGAVHIKASFNNTIVAITDMQGNVIVSSSPGHVGFKGSKKSTPFAAQIAASNAAKKAKELGIETVEVYVKGPGAGRESAIRAVSAAGLKITIIRDVTPVPHNGCRPRKKRRV from the coding sequence ATGGCGAAACTACCGATAAAGAAAAAAGATAAAGCAAAAAAGAAAGCACTTAAGGGCGTTAGTAGCGGTGCTGTTCATATTAAAGCTAGTTTTAATAATACAATCGTTGCTATCACCGATATGCAGGGCAACGTAATTGTTTCTTCAAGCCCGGGTCATGTTGGATTTAAAGGGTCAAAAAAGTCAACGCCGTTTGCTGCTCAAATCGCTGCGTCTAATGCTGCTAAAAAAGCGAAAGAGCTTGGCATTGAAACTGTTGAAGTTTATGTTAAAGGTCCTGGAGCTGGACGCGAATCTGCGATTCGAGCTGTTTCAGCGGCAGGATTGAAAATAACAATAATTCGCGATGTTACGCCTGTGCCGCACAATGGATGTCGGCCACGTAAAAAACGTAGAGTTTAA
- the rpsD gene encoding 30S ribosomal protein S4 has product MARDLEASCRKCRREGEKLFLKGARCHTHRCAVARREYPPGQHGQRRTKMSNFGLQLREKQKTKRIYGILEKQFRGYFEKAAKTKGVTGHILLQFLERRLDNVVYRMGFAASRKQARQIVNHAYTHVNGKRVNIPSFLIKKGDEVELCFKKKGEKLVRENIETSKVRAVPAWVSVEDQKVKGKVLRLPEREDIEFPINEQLIVELYSR; this is encoded by the coding sequence ATGGCAAGAGATTTAGAGGCTAGTTGCCGAAAGTGTCGACGAGAAGGAGAAAAGCTATTCTTAAAAGGAGCTCGCTGCCATACTCATCGATGTGCAGTTGCTCGACGAGAATATCCGCCTGGTCAACATGGGCAAAGACGCACTAAAATGTCAAATTTTGGTTTACAGCTTAGAGAAAAGCAAAAGACCAAAAGAATATATGGTATTTTAGAGAAACAATTTAGAGGGTATTTTGAGAAGGCTGCTAAAACCAAAGGTGTTACAGGCCATATTTTACTTCAATTTCTAGAAAGACGTCTTGATAATGTTGTTTATCGTATGGGGTTTGCAGCGTCTCGAAAACAGGCGCGTCAAATTGTAAATCATGCCTATACTCATGTGAATGGTAAAAGAGTCAATATTCCTTCTTTCTTGATTAAAAAGGGAGATGAAGTTGAGCTATGTTTTAAGAAAAAAGGTGAGAAGCTTGTACGAGAAAATATCGAGACATCCAAGGTTCGCGCTGTTCCTGCTTGGGTGAGTGTTGAAGACCAAAAGGTTAAAGGGAAGGTGTTGCGATTGCCGGAACGTGAAGACATTGAGTTTCCGATCAACGAACAGTTAATCGTCGAGCTTTATTCTCGATAA
- a CDS encoding DNA-directed RNA polymerase subunit alpha — protein MGVKWRDFQMPKRLECDESSYTDTYGKFIAEPFERGYGVTLGNSLRRILLSSLEGSAVTSIRIDGVQHEFSTIPGVLESVVDIILNIKQLILRSHSKVAKTIYIKVDKKGEVRAKDIICDETVEVLNPELLILTLTQDVKFSMEMEVSRGRGYVPSDANKKADAAVGTIAVDSIFTPIVKVNFLVENTRVGQKTDYDKLILEIVTNGGVNPKEALLYGANILQRHLDVFVSYGQLPEEEEEEEEVSAEEKVLYEKLRLPISELELSVRSSNCLRESNIKTIADLVRRTESELLGFRNFGKKSLTEIGEILKAMGLDLGIKIDLKKLRQKD, from the coding sequence ATGGGTGTCAAGTGGAGAGATTTCCAAATGCCAAAACGGCTAGAGTGTGATGAATCAAGCTATACCGATACATATGGTAAGTTTATCGCTGAGCCATTTGAAAGAGGGTATGGAGTTACTTTAGGTAATTCACTTCGAAGAATTTTATTGTCCTCTTTAGAAGGCAGTGCTGTTACTTCGATTCGCATTGATGGCGTTCAGCATGAATTTTCAACAATTCCGGGCGTTTTAGAGTCAGTTGTTGATATTATTCTTAATATTAAGCAGCTTATTCTTCGGTCGCATTCTAAGGTTGCTAAAACAATTTATATTAAAGTTGATAAAAAGGGTGAGGTTCGCGCTAAGGATATTATTTGTGATGAAACTGTTGAAGTATTGAATCCAGAGTTGCTTATTTTAACATTAACGCAGGATGTAAAATTCAGTATGGAGATGGAAGTTTCTCGTGGACGCGGATATGTTCCTTCTGATGCTAACAAAAAAGCAGATGCTGCTGTTGGGACGATTGCTGTTGATTCAATTTTTACACCAATTGTAAAGGTCAATTTTCTTGTTGAAAATACTCGTGTTGGACAAAAAACAGATTATGATAAATTGATTTTAGAAATTGTTACGAATGGCGGCGTTAATCCAAAAGAAGCGTTGCTTTATGGTGCAAATATTTTACAAAGACATCTAGATGTCTTTGTTAGTTACGGTCAGCTTCCTGAAGAAGAGGAGGAAGAGGAAGAGGTTTCTGCAGAGGAAAAAGTACTTTACGAAAAATTACGTCTTCCGATTTCTGAGTTAGAGCTTTCTGTTAGAAGTTCAAATTGTTTGCGAGAGTCAAACATTAAGACGATTGCGGACTTAGTTCGCAGAACTGAATCGGAACTTTTAGGATTTCGAAATTTTGGTAAGAAATCGCTAACAGAAATCGGTGAAATTCTAAAGGCTATGGGCTTAGACCTTGGCATAAAGATTGACTTGAAGAAATTGAGACAAAAAGACTAA
- the rplQ gene encoding 50S ribosomal protein L17, with amino-acid sequence MRHGKSGKTFGRNSALRKATVRDIAKATLLKGRIQTTLVKAKESRKLVDKLITFGKKGTLAAKRNAYAILCNHRLVSKLFDEIAPLFKNRQGGYTRVIRLAKNRRGDNATVAILELTEKAEVISEKKEKPKGKGIKVEKDDHSKVEKTTSLKGAEKEKPAKKKAENSKPSDKVKEKSSTKVARGIKKIFRKDTEK; translated from the coding sequence ATGAGACACGGTAAATCAGGAAAAACATTCGGACGAAACTCTGCCTTGCGTAAAGCAACGGTTAGAGATATTGCAAAGGCAACGTTGCTCAAAGGAAGAATACAGACAACTCTTGTTAAAGCTAAAGAATCTCGAAAGCTTGTCGATAAGCTTATTACATTTGGAAAAAAAGGAACATTAGCAGCAAAACGAAACGCATATGCCATTTTATGTAATCATCGATTGGTAAGCAAATTATTTGATGAGATTGCACCTCTTTTTAAGAATCGGCAAGGTGGCTACACGCGTGTTATTCGTCTTGCGAAAAATAGACGAGGCGATAATGCGACGGTTGCAATTTTAGAGCTTACTGAAAAAGCAGAAGTTATTTCTGAAAAGAAAGAAAAACCTAAAGGCAAAGGTATCAAGGTAGAAAAAGACGATCATTCGAAGGTTGAAAAAACAACTTCTTTAAAAGGTGCTGAGAAAGAAAAGCCTGCAAAAAAGAAAGCAGAGAACAGCAAGCCTTCTGATAAAGTCAAAGAAAAGTCTTCTACAAAAGTTGCTAGGGGAATTAAGAAAATCTTCAGAAAAGATACTGAAAAGTAA
- a CDS encoding pyridoxal phosphate-dependent aminotransferase, which translates to MPVSRRAKSVEGSSTLAITARAKELKAQGHDVVNFAAGEPDFDTPDFIKNAAIEAIKNGFTKYTPSIGTLDLRKAIAKKFKIDNNISYDPVTQIVVSCGAKHCLYNLMQALVEQGDEVLIPSPYWVSYPEMVKLAGATAKFLETFSDNDFKITPEQLEENISPSTKLLILNSPSNPTGTVYSKTELMGIAEVCVKRNIFVVSDEIYEKLCYTDEPYTSFASLNKDIYDLTITVNGVSKAYSMTGWRIGYFGASKEIVENVKKIQDHSTSNPTSISQVAALAALNAPAASLDEMKKEFIKRRDVILKCLDKVPEISYIYPKGAFYVFCDISKFKEDSVSIAKEVLDVTDVACIPGKGFGADQYLRLSFATSTERIEEGIRRIADWAKKR; encoded by the coding sequence ATGCCTGTTTCTCGAAGAGCAAAGAGCGTTGAAGGGTCATCAACATTGGCTATTACTGCTCGAGCAAAAGAGCTTAAAGCTCAAGGGCATGATGTTGTTAATTTCGCTGCTGGTGAGCCTGATTTTGATACACCAGATTTTATTAAAAATGCAGCTATTGAAGCCATTAAAAATGGATTTACAAAATACACTCCTAGCATTGGCACTCTTGATTTAAGAAAAGCGATTGCCAAGAAATTCAAAATAGATAATAATATTTCTTATGATCCTGTAACACAGATTGTTGTTTCTTGTGGTGCAAAACATTGCTTGTATAATTTAATGCAGGCGCTCGTTGAGCAGGGTGATGAGGTTTTGATTCCTTCGCCCTACTGGGTCAGCTATCCTGAAATGGTAAAGTTGGCAGGGGCAACGGCAAAGTTTTTAGAAACATTTTCTGATAATGATTTTAAAATTACGCCAGAACAGTTAGAAGAAAATATTTCTCCAAGCACGAAACTTCTTATTTTAAATTCTCCTTCAAATCCGACGGGGACAGTATATTCTAAAACAGAATTGATGGGGATTGCTGAAGTATGCGTTAAGAGAAATATTTTTGTTGTTAGTGATGAAATTTACGAGAAATTATGTTATACAGATGAACCATATACATCGTTTGCTTCTTTGAATAAAGATATTTATGATTTGACTATAACAGTCAACGGTGTTTCAAAAGCTTATTCAATGACAGGATGGCGTATTGGATATTTTGGGGCATCAAAAGAAATTGTTGAGAATGTCAAGAAGATTCAAGATCACTCAACCTCTAATCCAACATCGATTAGCCAAGTTGCAGCACTCGCAGCTCTGAATGCACCAGCGGCGAGCCTTGATGAAATGAAGAAAGAGTTTATTAAAAGGCGAGATGTAATCTTGAAATGCCTAGATAAGGTTCCTGAAATTAGTTATATTTATCCTAAGGGCGCGTTTTATGTCTTTTGTGATATTAGCAAATTTAAAGAAGATTCTGTTTCAATTGCTAAAGAAGTTTTAGATGTAACAGATGTTGCGTGTATTCCTGGAAAAGGATTTGGAGCGGATCAATATTTAAGATTAAGTTTTGCAACTTCTACTGAGCGTATCGAGGAAGGCATCCGTCGCATTGCGGACTGGGCCAAAAAAAGATAG